A single window of Fischerella sp. PCC 9605 DNA harbors:
- a CDS encoding creatininase family protein, with product MHSFIPPKRFFPYLSWTDIQAMPNKENVVLIQPVGAIEQHGPHLPLIVDAAIGVAVLGKALEKLDAIVPAYALPALYYGKSNEHWHFPGTITLSAETLLATLMEVAESIYRAGFRKLILMNSHGGQPQVMEIAARDLHIKYSDFLVFPLFTWRVPHITGELLSPQEKKLGIHAGDAETSIMLSILPEQVKMEKAVAEYPPEQPQGSLLSIEGKLSFAWATRDLSKSGVVGDPTVATKEKGDRILESVSDGWVRAIQDIYAFKQPQPS from the coding sequence ATGCATAGTTTCATTCCCCCAAAACGCTTTTTCCCTTACCTCAGCTGGACTGACATTCAGGCAATGCCAAACAAGGAAAATGTCGTATTGATTCAACCAGTAGGGGCGATTGAGCAACATGGCCCCCACCTACCGCTAATTGTGGATGCCGCAATTGGTGTAGCAGTATTGGGAAAAGCTTTAGAAAAGCTTGATGCAATAGTTCCTGCCTATGCCTTGCCAGCTCTTTATTATGGCAAATCTAACGAGCATTGGCATTTTCCCGGTACGATTACCCTAAGTGCAGAAACTCTGTTGGCAACACTGATGGAAGTGGCAGAAAGTATTTATCGTGCCGGGTTTAGAAAACTAATATTAATGAACTCCCACGGCGGACAACCGCAGGTAATGGAAATTGCTGCACGAGACTTGCACATCAAATACAGCGATTTCTTAGTGTTTCCGCTTTTTACATGGCGAGTGCCACATATTACCGGAGAATTGCTTTCACCTCAAGAAAAAAAACTAGGTATTCATGCTGGAGATGCTGAAACAAGCATCATGTTGTCGATCCTACCAGAACAAGTAAAGATGGAAAAAGCTGTTGCTGAGTATCCTCCAGAACAACCACAAGGTAGCTTGCTGAGCATAGAAGGGAAACTCAGCTTTGCTTGGGCAACGCGGGATTTGAGTAAAAGTGGGGTTGTTGGCGATCCTACAGTCGCAACTAAGGAAAAAGGCGATCGCATTCTTGAATCTGTATCTGATGGTTGGGTACGAGCGATCCAAGATATCTATGCCTTTAAACAACCCCAACCCAGCTAA